In Spirochaetota bacterium, the genomic window TGAAATCGATATACTAATTTCCACCACGGTTATTGAGGTGGGAATCGATGTTGCAAATGCCACCATAATCGTCGTTCAACACTCCGAACGATTCGGGCTTTCGCAGCTTCATCAGTTGCGCGGCAGGGTGGGACGAAGTGATTTACAGTCTTTCTGCGTTTTCATATATCCTGACGATATCGGGGTTGAGGCACGCACAAGAATTGATACTGTTGCGGCGACCGACGACGGATTCATGATCGCGGAGGCGGATTTAACGATGCGTGGTTCCGGGCGGATAATCGGTTTCCAACAGCACGGCCACGATGCGGGTTTCGAATTTACCGATCTGTCCGCCGACCTTGATATTATCGGCATTGCCCGTGAAGAAGCGATAGCCCTGGTGAACGGGATAGCCGAACCGAAATCGGTCCTTGAATCTCTGAAGGCGGGAAGTCCTTACGGCGGGCAGATTGCTCAATTAAGCAGTTTAAGAACACGAAAAGTACTTTCATTGCTTTCATGACCCGCAGCAGTTTTTATATTTTTTACCGCTCCCACAGGGACATGAATCATTACGTCGTAACGGTTGCCCGAGCCTCTCCTCTATTTCGACGATTATCGCCTTGTTTTTAATCAGCTTGAGCTTCTCGTTTTTCATCATATTTTTTATGGTCACCATTGTGCTCCACATCACCGAAGTGAAACTCTCAAGCTTTTTTATAAAGCCATCCATGTCGGAAAACTCTTCTTCCGTCCACTTCTCACGCATGCTGTTTTCAAGGGCCCTCAGGAGTTCGATGTTCGCCATAAAGATCGCGTACACCTTCCGTATCTTTTCGTTTTCAATACGTACATTATACCCCCCCAGGTGAAGCCGCTTGAGAAATTCTTCACCCGCCTCCAGTTGCCTGCGAACGAATGAAATACAAGAATCCCGTCCGGTTGTTTCGCTTGAAAACCGTATATGTTCTGATTTTGGAAAATCGGCGCTGCCATACAGGTGATACCATAGTCCCTCGATGGCTGAGGCTGAATAATCGGACGGGGCGCTGCATGCTTCGCTATGAATAAAATCGATTACCGCCGCCGGCCCGGTCTGGTGCAGGGAGCATTGAACGCCCAGAATACACGCCTTTATGCGATCAATTGTTCCAGGATACGAATCCTTTCTCAATAGGCCCAATAATTCGTCGTCACCGATATATTTTTTTACGGCGAGTGTTTTCATCCTGGGCGCCATCCGATTTTCAAACATGCATGATACTAATGATCATTCCGGTTATTATGCATACGAAAGGCCGGTATTTTCTCAGTGCCTTAAGGGAAGACGCGCCACCGTCATTTTCTATAACGGCTGCTTGAAAACACTCTTTTCGATAAATCTGTTATATACCGGTATACACGCGGCTCCGAACCATTGATTCCATTTGCTTTTAAAGAATTCCTGTTTATTGAATTGCTGGTTGTCACTGAGCCTCAATTTAATAATCATTTCTTCAAGCTGACGTTCGTTATTGGCAAGTTCTGTGTTGTATTTCATTATTACCGTTCGGCGAATCTCGTCGAAATACTGAACTTTATCAAAATCTATGTTAAGGGTGTTGATATTGGCCTCGTGCCAATTGAGTATTTTCTCCTTTATGTATTCTGCTGGAATATATCTTACAACTTTATTTGCCGGCAGGTATTTAAAGCAGAGGCCGATTCTCTCAACCTGGAGGAAAGAGGTTAAAACCTTGTGGAGGGTCGCAGGGCCCAGGTGATATATGAAAAGATTTCGCGCATCATCCTCGAATCCGAAAAAATTACACAGCACCTGCACCTGAGTTATCAGCGTCTTATAGATAAACCCTTCATACTCTTCTTCAATGCTCTTGGAGGTGTCGCTCATAAATCGTATCATCGCCCTTTTTACCGCGCCTTCCTGCGCTGTACTGTTTTCGGGTTCACTCGAATAATAGAATGAACTCGCGAGATCATTATAATCTTTTACAAGTTTTTCCCGGTAGAGCCTCAGGATATACGGTTCGCGGGTATTCCACGTATTCGTTCCTTTAACCGTAAACCTTCCAATAATTTCTTCATCACTGTCATTACGTGAAAGAGGGTATACGTGGACCTCCCCGGCCGGGGCTGGTGCGGTTTTTTCATCCTTGTATTCCCTGTTTCGTATGGCTGTAGAGTTCGCTCCTGTATTGTCATTGGCGTCAATATCCAAGATGTCGTCGGGTTCAATTCCCGAGTTTGAACCACCGGGGAGGTATGCGGTCAGGTTGAAAAGCGCGTCATACTTGTATGACATTGATTGATGGTAGATGGTCTTATTAACAATATCGCGCTCTGTGACATTGAAGTCTTTCACCGGCATGGATAGGAAATCGGCGATGCGGCGAAGTAATTTATCGGTGACGTCGCAAAAACCCAACGCGGCTTCCAATTGAGCGTTTAGCTCGGAATAAAACTCTTTCCCGTTATCGGCGTTATTTATA contains:
- a CDS encoding SEC-C metal-binding domain-containing protein, which produces MKTLAVKKYIGDDELLGLLRKDSYPGTIDRIKACILGVQCSLHQTGPAAVIDFIHSEACSAPSDYSASAIEGLWYHLYGSADFPKSEHIRFSSETTGRDSCISFVRRQLEAGEEFLKRLHLGGYNVRIENEKIRKVYAIFMANIELLRALENSMREKWTEEEFSDMDGFIKKLESFTSVMWSTMVTIKNMMKNEKLKLIKNKAIIVEIEERLGQPLRRNDSCPCGSGKKYKNCCGS